The following is a genomic window from Thunnus maccoyii chromosome 13, fThuMac1.1, whole genome shotgun sequence.
TGGGAGACCTCCAGGATGTTCAAAAAACTCTCACACACCCTATTCCACCTGCGGGCCAGTGCAGCCCGACAGGGGATTTCACCGCGCTGATGACGGGGCACAGTCTTCCTTCCTGAGCCCACATAAATCTGTCGGTGGGCTCCATCCTATAGTCTAATATTAAAGCTGTTTTCCATGACATGCTGCTCAGCAGGGGAGGGAAAGCTGTTGTTGACTAACATGAGCTGGTAGGGCCAGGAGGAGGGCCAGGAGGAAAAGTTGCGGttagaatttatttttctcaatCTGCACAAAGACCAGCTGACCTATCACCCGTAATGATCTCACTCACTGTTGTTGTAGAGCATTAGTTTTAACTGAAACGTACTTCTGTGCAGAAAGCAAAAAGCCAAGAATAGCAAATATGTATTTTGCAAGATCCAGTGCATGCACTTTTCATACGCCTGCGTTGCTTATTGATTTTTAGCCTCACATAGCAAAAACACTGTCAGTGTTGTTCTTCTCCCTGCCGGCCCatgcttttattttgctgtgtaaATAACACCTTGACTTTTCTtctccttgaaaaatgacaagaatggacttgtgaggacatttttcaaCTGAGTGAAGGACCTCTGTCATCTCAGACTAAGAATGGTAGAGGCTACCGACCTTAGGCtataatcaaacacacacacacacacacacccacagacctgcatgcacacatggacatgcatgcacagacacTCAGGCACATGCATTTGAAAAGCAAAGTGTTGTGTTAATGCCGTGTGAAGGTCCTGAAAACCAAATAAATTAGTGAACATTTTTGTCATGAAAGGAAACATAACAGGAATctgttaaaatataattttaacatttaattttgaaGATTAGAAAATGATGTACAGACTTTTTACAACTTTACAAACAGCCATGTCTttttatacagaacagagaaTAAATACATGACATAACAAATGTTGAATTTTGGGTCACATTTCATTAAGCTGCACTTTCCACTTCGAAAGCGAACATACTGTAGGAACAAGTTACATAATAGTATAGCACATATGTAAGCTATGTAGCCTGTGTTGACTAGTCTACTTATTGTTCTTTATGGGCTTACTCAGCTCCGTTTAACATCACACATTTAGTaatgtcacatcattttcaGTAATTCAGCTTTTGCTGAAGTCAAGAAGATGACAATTAAATGACTAGAACACAATTCTGTGGGTGAATTATCTACAGCAGACGGTGAAACATTCATTAGATGTAATATTTTGAAATGCAAGATCAAAATATGTACAACATTCTGCAGTTTGGATTGCCattgtacttttatttacatCTGTCAATTACATTTAGATGACTGCTCTACAATTAGAGTGTGTTACTGTAATACTGAGTTTATtgcaacagcagaaacacaaaaacctCACATCGGTTTTCTCCCTGAGATCACTCAACAGTCCAGTGGTGTTATCAGCAGTCTTCAGGGCTCACAGTGGTGGACATAGCCTGTTACAGTATGTCAGAGCACAGAGGGAGGCTGTGCTCTGGCTCCTGCAAGTAGCTCACCTGCCAAGGGAGCCCCAAAGCTGGAGACGGCTCCACAAAAGTGTCCATGTATCCCTGAGTGCAGGAGGCCCACATCCCTGGCTGGTACCCCAACCCCTCACCCACCTGAGGGTATCGGAGAGGACTTGGCGGGTGGTCATGGGGGCTGCCGCAGTGTCCATGTGAGGCATAAAGATGTCCCTCAGTGGGATAACAAGGGTAGTGTGGTGATGGGGGACATGACGACACACTGTTATCCATGTAGACGTGTGGTTCTGAGGACAGCCTGTGCACGTGGGGCCCTTGTTGTGGCTGCATCTGGTGAGAGATGGACGCATGCCAGGGGACGTAACTCTGATGCTCCAGACGAGGAACCGTCACCCTGGTCTGCTCAAGTCGAGATGCTCCCATCGCAGCCGGTCCTGCAGATGACCTGTTGCATTCCCGGTGGGTGCAGGGCTTGCTGGGGGGGTTCGTGCTCAGGAATACTGAAAGAGCAGAGATGCGGTTGATGGCCCTCTGTAGTGTGGCAATCTTGGAGAGCCGTTTGCCACTGAGGTCATGGTTCAGAGCAACTCGTAGGGCATTAAAGGCCTGGTTGTAGTCCATAATGCGTTTTCGCTCACGGACGTTGGCAGCCATCCGTCGAGCTTTGGAGCGGACGGGTCGATTGCGCTTTTTGGTCTGGCCTTCCTCTGGGTCACTTGGGCTGCTGGTTGAGCTCTCACTGTCTTGGAAAGAAGGCTTGGGACTTCCCTCATCCTCACCTTGGTCCAGCGTGCCAAGCTCCAGCTCTTCCTCAGAGAACTCTGATTCTGCAACACTGCTACAACTCATTGTATCAATAACGTGGACACTAGACAATTCAGAGTAAAATCTTCGTACTTGTATTGTAGTTGTTGTGAAGATCTGCACAGTGTGCTGTGTTTGCAGGCTGCTTCAGCTACTGGACACACTCCTTGAGTGCTCCTCGGCTTGATTTGTGGGGCTGTCGGTATTTGCTGCTGTGCCGACAGCCCAGGTATTCTCCTCCTCCAACTCCTCCTCTGCCTTGTGATTACTTGTACCTCAACAAGACAGGTTGGCCTGCTTTTTAAAGCTCTGGAAGTCACATGGTACAGTCACCTGTGAGGAATGAtgcactctctctccctctccaggTTTATGGGCACCCTCCAGGCAAATGGCActgtcacctcctcctcctactctgACTCTCCCTCACATCACTTACAGGATCTCACAGAAGAGTTTCAACACTTCACGTCAGTGTAAAACATAAGCAAAacactcattttttaaaaatagcaattaactttacatttctttttgcaCCTTTATAAAGGAATTAGTCAGactgtttttcactttgtaacACTTCTGTAATCCCGGAATCTAGTTACATGTGATTTCCATGAAGAGATGTTCCATGAGTGTCAGTCTCAGGGACATTCATGGCAAATTGACACATTTATCCAAGGGGCCCAATCTGTTATACGTGTTTCCCCTTTTCTCAGGTCTGGGAAGAGAGGAACCTTCTTATCTACCGTAGGTTAGATTTGTCCTTGCAATTAGTTGTCTCTAGAGTGGCgattctccctctctctgtctctctctgctcaggTTTAAGGGCCATGTAATTTAGAGGAGCTTCCCTGGAACCCATCCCCATAAATCAGGCCTGGGCAGCACCTGAGGACAAGAGCAGAGCGAGCCCTAGACTtcaaagagagggaaaaaacaagggcAAATATTTTACAATTAGAACCTGCAATTGCTGCTGGCTTAGGCTATCGAACTTTCATAATCTTTTGCAAGTGAAGATGGGGTTCCATACGGATAAAATTGAGATTGTTTCAATACAAAAATGCttaaacattgttttaatgattGATCCTGTAAGGTGATgagtttcatgtcattttttaaacaaatgccTATTAGATACAAAATAGAAAGAGattcttatgttttatttacagctcTTGTTAAATTGAACagtggaaagagagaaagacctGCATCCGCATGAAAGATCTATGTGTCAGATATTGCGGTGGACAGTGAAAGGTGATTGCACTGACCTTTAGCTAGGCTTCTGGCCAAGTGCAACGGGTCAGGTAACTAAAGGGTAGGCCCTCAGACACTGAACTGGGGGTCGTTGAGAAGCATTGCTTCCTTCCTGCCCTCTTCTTTTTATTGTATGTGTTGCGTCTCTGAGACGCCAACCTTTTAAACAATTACAGCCCAGTTTCAGCTCTAAAAGCACAACTATTGATTTGAGGTGGGAATGTTTAGTCTAGCCTTTTTACTGTTGTGTCCGGGAGATCAGCGCTCACTTGGATTATTCACTCATTTTGaagtttttatttacatattatatatatgtatagtcATTGCAGAGTACTGCGGATGTTTTGATACCCCTGAGGTTTGGCATAATTTGCATTGCTACAAAAGTAGTGcaaaatgaacatattttaattatttccaaGATCTGTCTCAATATTTTCTATTATACTGAAGGTCTACctcatgcatttttaattaaggagagaatgatttttttttcttgaccaGGCCCCCAGAGCCAATCATAAGTCAACCTTGCATTCCACACAGTGCTCATGTTTTCTGAATTCAAATCTAACCCACACTGACAAATCCACCAAGATCTGCACAATTACTACAATTTCGAATGGTAATTATGTCCACAGGCTGTAGTTTAAACCTTAATGTGACAGTTGAGCTGTGCAAGACGCACATTTCATTTAGTCAATTATTTCTCACCAACACAATTTAAGCCCTGGTGACACAAGGTGTATACAAACTTCAATAACTTCATATAAAAAATAGAATTTTCTTCTCTGCTTAAatagatataaaaatactgtgcaAATCTTCAGATCACTGTGTGGCACAACAACTTGAGCAAACTTTAAATCAGTATAGCACTGTGAATAGTCTTATAGTGGTTAATAGTGCACAAACTGTTGAACCACAATGACGATATTTAAGCGTTTCACtaatttttgtctttcttgttttgTGTTAACTGATGGTCCATTCCTGTGATGTTGTAAAATAACCACTTAAACCACTGTACTTACCACACCTTTTGAATAACCCTGCTGATCTTCTGCATACCTTTATAGATAAAACAGTTTGAAATGTTCAGCCCACACCGCTCAGCTCCAAGGGAGTGTGTAGGCTTTATCACAAGCTGTGATTTATGGCTTTACAAACATGTCAGATTTACTGCTGTGGTGTAAAGAGCATGAAGACTACGGCCTCGGACTCTCCCCGTCCATTCATTTTTGACAGGTGACAAGACACCAGTAATTATCAGCCGCCGGAAtaaatcacaagattttatcaCGCAGCTCGCCTTGCCCTTGATGGAATAACCATTTTCAAGCAAGGGGAGCCTGTCCAACGCTGCTGAACCTAAGATTTGTAAATCTCCTGCTCAAGCCCCCATAATGACTGGTTGTTAGCCGTTTGTTATTAGAGGTCTGTGTGCCAAACGTTATAGATGTATATTTCCAAAGGGGTAGTTAGGGGTAATAAGTGAGTATGGTCCGGGTTCGCTAACCTTGGCTTTGCAGTGGTATGTTAATGCATGTTTTTGGTGTCTGCCATGGAATTTTCTCACCTCAATAAAAAGCCTCCAGTCCAAAAAAGGTTCTTTGCTGCTATTTGTCAAACCATAATCCCTTAGGAACAGTTAATGTCTGTAAAAATCTGTTATCAACTGTGCAATGCCAATCTGTGGTCATTTTATGGCAGTCATTCTATTCGTCATACTCTTTTATTGCAACAGTACAAAATAGTGTTGCTTGATAAGATTAATAGAAACGTTAAACCTTACTTTATAGTATATTATTACATACTAATATACTACTTAAAGTATAATGATCAATagttcttttttgtgtgtgaattctCCTTACAAAAATGCTGTCTGGGGCGTTTAGAAATCCAGGGGCTCCCAACGGTTTTCTTCGGTGCACTGGACTCTGGCTTGTGTCACTGCAGGACAGTGAGTTGCCCAGCAGATTCCTGTCAATCTATCATTTCTGATCTATGCTGTCAGCACCGAGCTGCCTGTCGTGGCCAATTGTATCAGAGAACCACAAGAGAAGGAGATGCTCAGCCTTCGTCTCTGAGTCACACTTTCCTCTTTGGTGAACAAACAGAGTGAGACAAGTCTTTAGgaatcatttgaacatttgcgcacaaaaaaacaacttcgACCTGAGGTATAGTCAGGTTTAGTATGAGCTGTCGTTATCGTCTGTCAGCATGTACTGTAGAAACATACCTGAGTGAAACACACTTCTGAAGTTTTGGTGACATGGTGTAAGAGTGTCTGAGATCTCATCcaacatgttaaaaacaaagcaTGAAAACAGCAAGCCTACTGACACAACAATTGTGAATCACTCTGTCTGAAATTACTGGCTATTACGTATAGTTGGCTGCTATAATTCCTTTCAGTGTGCACGACAGCTATAAAACCTCAGTTGTCGGGTTGAAACAGTGCCCCGGGTATTTCAGCAAGCACAGCTCCACATCGAAAGTGTTATTCACAAAATATCTGTCACAGTGTTGGCTATTAATCATAGAGGTGTGTTGAGGTTTATTCTACAACATTAAAGATGTTTCAGTGGTTTACCACTGAACATGttatgaaaaaaagtaaatagaTGTGGCTGCTTATAAAGAAAGTCAAGGCCAATCATTGTTGTCATCATTTTTCACAAAGCAGTTCATTCATACCAGGATACAATTTGCTAGAAAAAGACACAATTGAACAGCTTACTGATTCATTCAGTGACCTCTTGACTATTAATTGAGTCAATATTAATTGTCATGTAAATATCTGCTTTAGTTTTGAGTCCACATGTTAGCTTTATAGTAATAGTAGCCAATTGATTAATGAGGCCTTTTTGTTTCAGTCATGTCATAAAAGTAAGCTGGTTGCCATGTAGAGAAAAACAGCACACTTAATGTTTGGGTCAGTAACAGTCCTGCA
Proteins encoded in this region:
- the bhlha9 gene encoding class A basic helix-loop-helix protein 9, yielding MSCSSVAESEFSEEELELGTLDQGEDEGSPKPSFQDSESSTSSPSDPEEGQTKKRNRPVRSKARRMAANVRERKRIMDYNQAFNALRVALNHDLSGKRLSKIATLQRAINRISALSVFLSTNPPSKPCTHRECNRSSAGPAAMGASRLEQTRVTVPRLEHQSYVPWHASISHQMQPQQGPHVHRLSSEPHVYMDNSVSSCPPSPHYPCYPTEGHLYASHGHCGSPHDHPPSPLRYPQVGEGLGYQPGMWASCTQGYMDTFVEPSPALGLPWQVSYLQEPEHSLPLCSDIL